The sequence CAAAGCAACTCAGTGCCATCCACAGACTGTAGGTAGACTGAATAGAGCCACTGTGATGCTCACAATGGTTCTGGTATTTTTAAGCGATGCTAGCTCCTGGAATCCAGAAATGACCATATTATCTGCTAATGCTAGCAGGCATGGTTAGCAAACTGTACGGGTAATTAATGCTGAATAacaaactaaactcaccaaatTTCTGTCTTCAGGACATGTTTTTGTAGCTTACAACAGAGAAGCTCAGTTCAGTGATTCTAATAATCAAAGGTAACAACAGCTGCCTCTGTGTCCATGTCCCAGATGGGCTAGTTATTTAAATCTTTGTGGAGTTGAatgaaagtggaaaactgttctttGTACCAggctataattttttttttttaatgctgtttagTCATCCAGTTTTAAAAGAACTAACTCACTTCTGGCGCGAGCGTCACGTGaactgctttgtttttcagtccccAGAGATACTGTTGTTTTCACAGCAGCCCTTCTGTGCCACAGTTCTGTGCTTCCTGGTAGTTTTGTGATGTAGAACAATTAACCACCATTACTAAAACATTCTTACACATTTTAAATCAGGAAATAACACATTTACTGTTAGAACAGTGAAGCTTGGCATGCGTCTGCAGGCTCATTTCATTTGATGTAAGAAgtaaataaattatcttttcAGCAGTGAATAAGCTCCGAGTAGAAGCACCCATTGTAGTTTCCTGGAACTGATGATTTTTGTTCCAAGTTGTAGCTGATGAAAGGAAATGAGCAGCTTTTTGGCTACATTTAGAGACGGGGTAAAAATAACATCTGACTGCATCTTCTGTTCGAGTTATAAAAGCttaaaaatagtatttttggtTTGAGCTTTAAAAGAAGAAGCTTTCTGTCCACATGTAACTGTTTTGTGCCGTTTTTTGTGAGAGAAACCAAAAGGCCTAATGAGCAAGAATTTCAGTATTTATAAATCTGCGTGATCAGCCGACCATGGAAAATGTGACGTTTTACACAAAAAGAAGAGAAGGCAGAAATATCTCATGCATATAATCTAACTCTTCAATCTAATGAACTTAAAATGCAGAGTTGGCCTTTTTAAATCAGGGCCAAACGTTTCTCTTAGCCAAAGTGGGTATGAGTGCTCTGTGCTGAAGCACACACTGAGGCAGATGAGCCGTATAGTATCTGTGCAttgaacaaacaaataaactgaacaaGGTGTTCTGAGAAAGAACTAAGGAAAGTGCAGAACATCAGTTCAGTGATTCTAATAATCAAAGGTAACTACAGCTGCCTCTGTGTCCATGTCCCAGATGGGCTAGTTTCCTCCTTAATGGCTTTGCAATACGACGCTGTTTGGCAGCAGCATGTTTGGCTGATTATCCCCCAACCTTTGCTCTGTTGCCTTTTAATAGAAGACGGTCTATTAGgtggccatttatatggatgaCTCATATTCCTAATGGCTAAGAAGGACATGTGGAGGGGTACTCGAGGAGTCTGATTTCCCGAGTGAGTTGACAAGATACACTGTGATAAATACAAATGATGACATCCTTATTATCCACAGTGGAGGAAAAATGTTGGGGTTGAttaaaagtttgtgtttttagtaGTACAGCAGCATAATCCCCATGAGAGGAAATGTGATGGACAGATAAATTATTATTCCTGTGTTTATCTGAGAGGTTGTGCATAAAAGGAGAGTTTTAAAGATGTATGAACAAATCACCAGCTTTATAGCAATTTTTAGCacttttgaaatgaaatgaagtttTTTTTGGTACCTATAGTGGGAGCTGGTGACAGGAAGATGACCAACCGTTGGTGCAAAGTTATCTTATATTGGCTGATTACTGACCTCAATCGTGACTGAACTGTGGAGACAAATGAACCTCATGTTATTATAATGTGTCACTTGAAGTCTGTCAACGTCCAGTATATAATCAGGTGAAATGgccctttaaataaaaaaagctgtaaaagtataatgaaacatttttcagttcATTAGGTTAAACTGGTTgcaggtcagtaacatgactgCTTAAAGAAAGAGAATCTCAGACAGGACGCTTAATAAAGAAGATCTGTAATCACACATCTGTCTGCTTCCCAGGTGTTTGCTGGCTAATCTAAGCTTtacatcacttccactttcccacACTGTCAAGCTCATGGCTGACATCACTGGTCTAGTCCAATCATCGTTCTCCACCACCAGCATCTAGATTCTGGAGGGTACTGGGCGAATTTCTGTCACGGCAGGGTTTCCGTTCTGCTGTGATGGGCCAGTCTAAGCATAACTGAATTCTGTATATCAATAAATCATGGTCAGTTCCTTCTAATAATCTCTCCTTATTGAAAAATCGACGAGCAGCGGTTCATCAATTTGGAAAACAAAACTGTCTACAAACTTTGAAACAAGTTTCTGTCAATCATATACATTTCAGAAACagtgtaattcaattcaattcaattcaattcaattcaatctttatTGGCAGACTACATgtccataaaaacaagacaagaaacacacacacacaactcccccccccccccccccccccccacacacacacaacacaaggtataccattaaatatatatatgtatataaataagtaTGTAAAGCATTTGTATACTTTTTTATCCACAGTATATAAAAGATCAGAAAAGTTTCAGAAAATCTGGAGAAATGTCTGTGGCTGAAAATCAAAACTACATGTGACCATGAGGAGAAGGACCATCTGGGTTGTTACCAGTGCTCTGATGTTATGGTTGTGCATCAGTGCCTATGGCAGCCTTGCACATCTAGAAAGGCGTCATTAATTTTGAAAGACATATGCAGCTTTTAAAGCAACATGTGGACCTAGATAATGTCCTTTTCAGGGATGACCTTGAATACTTCACCAACACACTGCTAAACTATACACCGCTGTTATTCCAGCAGCTGGTGTCAGGTCTACACCTTTGACCAAACATTTGGAAAAATTTGAGCAAATTTCAAATTGAAAATAGAAGATCCAGGACGGTATCAATATGAGATAAGAATGGGACGTTATTTTCCCAACGTGTTGCAGGTGTCAAAGTAAGCATTTAGACTAAAGTTAGcgtttacttatttttttccatatatttttcttattttctcaattttttcagtcacattttACAGTTTCAACTCTGTTTTTGTAATTGGATTACATCACCAGCCTCACAGGAAAAGTTTTTTTGACTTCAGTAATGacttaaagttttaaatgaaaCTATCTTGACAAGTGTGAAGATCTGCTACTGTGTAACAAATAGTTCCACTGTaaaactgtgactgtgtgtaaatTATGAATAATTAATAACATTACGGATGTTGTGACACATGTACATATATTCACTTTCCTAAAACAAGTTACGAGGAAttattaaaacaaagtaaatttaAACTGTGTGAGTCCGTCCACCTGTGGGTGAGTCGAGCACATTTTGCTTTGGTACAGATTTTTGTTAAAGCTGCCTTCAGTCCTCTTGTATCCAGAATAGTGAGAGTAGGACAGACAGCTTGTCTCATCCAGGAGAAGCCCAGTCCGTTATTATTAATGAATTAAACATAAGCAATCATAGgcaaattattttttctttattgattgTTCTTCTAATTCTTGGCAAtcggaaaacaaagaaaataatctaATGGGCAAATATCacaatttaaaagaacaaaaaaaaaaagattttgtttgcttttgcccACAATCCATGGTTGTAGTAGTGTTAGGGTTGTGTTACCAGCTATAATGACCTTTATATAGAGGACCACCAGACAGCAGGCAACAGGTGAACTAACAGTCATTACCATTCCTAAAGGAAAGATAAAGAAAGCTCCTACAAACACAGCATCCAGTAACAGTTTCACTGTAAACACAGTATTTGTGTTTTCATATGAAGACTCATTTGTAAACCAacttgaaaataaacaaaaatagaagCATTCAAAACAAGAGGGAAATAAAGCAAATGCATCACAAAAAACTGTCTTCCATGAAGTCCATGAAGCTGATGTGTGCAGATTCAAATCATATCAGCAGACACTGAAAGTATATGCAGAGGTGCAGAGAAACCAGCTTAAAGTCgaaatatacactgaacaaaaatataaactcaacacttttgtttttgctcccatttttcatgagctgaacttaaagatctgaaacattttctacaaacaCAAAGGACCCATTACTCTCAAATATTGTTCACAAATCTGTGTAAATCTGTGTTAGTGAGAACTTCTCCTTTGCCGAGAtcatccatcccacctcacaggtgtggcaTGTCAAGGTGCTGATTAGACAGCATGATTATTGCACAGGTGTGCCTTGGACTGCCCACAATAAAAGGCCACTCTGAAATATGCAGTTTGATCACACAGCCCAATGCTACAGATGTTGCAGCTtttgagggagcgtgcaattggcattagggctgggtatcgtcactgatttctagaatcgattcgattccgattcacaaggtcccgaatcgattcgattcgattcgattttgAATCAGTCCGAAATATTATTATATGAACCAtaatacccatatggaaaagaaatagtaaaaacatacatgatttactcatgaaagtggccactttctcattactttcatatattttttagtaagtatacaaaacatacaagtttcattatataatttttcaagggatatatgtgttttcactcttgtatgcttttcatacaagtttcatacaagacagataaaaactttataagatttatatatatcttttccatatgggtatatataaaattatgaTAATTCACCTTGTATATGTACTGTCAAAAGAACCCTCTAAGCCTTGTGAATGAATTACATAAATTTCAAAACTAAGAACAGATACTAAAGCAGttaaataatgtaatttttaattaacattagtatatatattttttcatacatACATTTCAAGTGGATCAGGGATCCAGTGCAAATAGAACACATCTTTTGTAAACATCAGTAAAACCTCAGAGAAATAGTTTTGCTGTTAGTGTCTCACACAGCTTTTCTGAAATCCACTATTGTGTTTTGGAGACACACAGGATAACACAGCGTGTACAAGTGAACTGACAGAAACTGACCaatcagaaaatgaaaaactgccttttaaaatacttcaaaaaatgaaaacatactgAACAGTATTGTAAAACCTCTGTGAAACTAATGCAATTTAGCCTTATTTACAACTACCCTCTCACTTCTTTGAGACTGTAAGGTTTTTCTGCAAGAAGAGAAGCTGGTCTACATGTTGTGGAGTCAGGCAGCTCCTTTGTGCGGTAACAATGTCACCAGCAGTTGAAAACACTCGTTCAGAAGGAACACTGGTCCCAGGTATGGAAAGATACTGCTTTGCTTGTAGAGCCAAGAGAGGATACTCCCTTTCATGGTCCCTCCACCAGATCAAAGGATCCTCAGAAAGTGCAACAGGCACAACGTCCCTGTATCGATTCACTTCTTCCTTTGCCTTCTGAGTTGGTGTTTTCTGTGGTGCTGTGGTTTTTGTTGAGTAGGCTGGCCCAAGGAGAAAAATTAATGCAGAGTCCTTTGACCTCTTAATTGGAGGGGCATAATCCACTTCATCAACACCACCAAGAGAGATGTCAGGGACAGTTTCCTCAGATGTGTCACCATCAGACTGTCGctgtagaaaaatgaaaacttaattaataaagaaattactaTTTATATTCTAACTCgagtagtgcaaaaaaaccaataattttttgtttttgtttctgtaactCACAATAGCTGTGTCCACGTTCTCCAAACCTGCTGCTTCCAACACCAACTGAGAGAATGTGTTGTTACAGGTCTCTTTGGACAAGAATGGCAGGGCCTTAAAGCGAGGATCTAATGCTGATGCAATGTACAGCTTGTCCTTTAGGGCCACATATCTTGAAAAGAGATTTTGCACATTTAACTCAGTTTATTATGTTGGATATACATGTGCAAGATCAGAAACATTAATATACGACTTTGTTTCcataatttatatataaacatctatagatagatagatataaaaTCAAAAGGCCTATTACTAGACAAGAGGGCTTAACTAacatttttataatatatatattttttcactaTAATAAGAATTTTCATGTAATACATGCATCCATACAGTTACACTCATTCATGGCATATACACACAATTCATAAACATACCTTGACTTCAAGTTGTCGTATACAGCAGTCTTGAGGTCTTTAATCAGTGAGGAGTCGTGAGAGACACTGATCATCTTCTCCAGCAGCTGTGCATGCAGAGGTGCAATGATGGAAAGGGTCGGGGACTTTTCTTCAGACATAACCAGTGTGGCTGCTTTCAGCGGCTTCAAAGCTTTCACTATATCTTCTCCATCAGTTATGTCAGCCTCTGTAAGACTACAGAGATTACTGTCATTTCTCCTCACTTCAGGTGAGAGTAGAGCTGCAGAGATTGCTGGTTGTTGCTCTAGGAAGCGTTCCAGCATCTCCAATGTGCTGTTCCATCTGGTCACCCCATCATTCACCAGCTTATGGGCAGGTAGATTCAGTATCTTTTGCTTCTCTTTAAGCTTGCGACTTGCAACAGTGCTGCGATGAAAAAAGGATGCTATGCGTCTCACTCGGCCAAGCAGCTGAGCAACAGCTGGAACTTTCAGTCCTGCTTGTGAAGCTAAATTGAGTGTGTGGGCAAAACAACCAATGTGCAACCAGCCCGTTATTTCCACAGCTCGCACCATATTTGCAGCATTGTCAGTTACGATGACTGGATTTTTGTTTGTAAGCTCCCATTCTTCGATTGCTTTGAACATAATTTGAGATAAATTAGCTGCTGTGTGGCTTGCTTCAGTCGTTCTTGTCTGTAAGACATGAGACACGAGTCTCCACTCCTGGTCGATATGGTGTGAGGTGATAGTCAGGTAGTTATCTGTTCCTCTGGATGTCCAGCTGTCACAGGTTATAGCGACTCTCTCTGCTGACTTGAGAGAGGCTGTAACATCGTGTTTCACTTTTTCATACATGTTTGGGATTACCACTTCACTCAAATGTTTGCGTGTTGGTAAAACATAGCGTGGTTCTAGCGTATTAATGAGGTTTTGGAAGCCATCATTTTCAACAACGCTGTACGGACGTATATCTTTACATATGAAAGTTGCCACAGACTGGGTTATCTTTTGGGCACGTGGAGAAGTGGATTCAAACTTCACTGCAAATGCCTTTTCGAGTGAGCGTTGCTTGGTGTCGGCCGTTTTTGCTAGCAGGATATCTGGATGATGCCTCGTTAAATGATTTCTGAGATTTGTGGTATTTCCACAGTGCTTTACCTCCATTTTGCACATCTTACATACGGCTTTGCTTTTGTCCGGCTCTTCACTGTCTTCACAGTTCTTAAATCCAAAGTGTTGCCAGACATCTGCCTTTAGGCTCGGTGGCACATTCCCGGGAGTAGCCATGATGGTTCATGCGTCCAGGTCACTTAACTCTCGCGTGACTTCCTCATGTTAAGCGCTTGTTTCATACGCGGCAAACtacatatgtataaaaaaaaatcgatttcaggatttaatgaatcgatatcgttTTATTCCAgttagaatcgattttaatcaatgaatcgatttttttaaacccacccctaattggcatgctgactgcaggaatgtctacCGGAACTGTTGATGTGaaatgaatgttcatttctctgcCATAAGCCATCTTCAGAGAATTTGGCAgtacatccaaccggcctcacaatcACAGACCacatgtaaccacaccagcccaggacctccacatccagcatgtTCACCTCCAGGATGGTTGACCAGGTGGAGACCAGCCACCAGCTGCAGCAACAGTCGGTTTGCATAACCAAAGAATTTCTGCAAAAACTGTCAAAAACCGTCTCAAGGAAGCTCATCTGCATGCTCGttgtcctcatcggggtctggACCTGACTGCAGTTCGTTGTTGTAAGCAACTTCAGTGGGCAAATGCTCAtgttcgatggcgtctggcacgttggagaggtgttcTGTTGACAGATGTTTTTACTGTTCAGTGGCGTCGTGTGGATGAGCGGTTTGCTGACGTCAACGTTGTGGATTGAGTGCCCATGGTGGCAGTGGGGTTAAGGACATGAGTGCATTTTATTGTTGGCATTTTGAAGATACCGTGTTGAGATCCTGAGGACCATTGTTGTGCCATTTATCCATGACCACAACCTCATGTTCCAGCATGATAATGCACGGCCCCATATTGCAAGGATCTGTACAGCTGGAAGCTGAAAACATCCTAGTTCTTGCATCgccagcatactcaccagacatgtcacccattgagcatgtttggGACACTCGGCTTATATGACAGTGTGTTCCAGTTCCTGCCAATATTTAGCAATTTTGCACAGAAGAAGAGTGGACCAATATTCCACAGCCCACAATCAACAACCTGATCAGCTCTATGCAGTGGAGATGTGTTGCACTGCGTGAGGCAAATGGTGGCCACACCACATACTGAGTGGTTTTGTGACATCTGTAGCATTCTGCTGTGTGATCAAACTGCATATTTCAGAGTGGCCTTTTATTGTGGGCAGTCTAAGGCACACCTGTGCAATAATCATGCTGTCTAATCAGCACCTTGATAtgccacacctgtgaggtgggatggatgaTCTTGGCAAAGGAGAAGTTCTCACTAACACAGATTTAGACAGATTTGTGAACAATATTTGATAGTAATCAGTGCTTTCTGCTTTCTGCTTCAAATCTGCTTCTGAATTTTCACGGGACCCCAGTCGCGCTTCATCGTGGtcctccattgactttacatgtaaacctgacgctctggTCGCgtctatcgcgttcggtgtgaacacaccgttacgGCATCTAGCAAAGACAAGCATAATGATGTGTCACGGGTTGCTCTGAGGATCCACTCGCAGGACTCCGGAGTGTGTTGTAACAGAGACAGTTTATTCACAAAAATCTTCACAAGTGTATTTACAGGCAGTGCGAGGACAGTGCTATATACAAGATGTGCGAGGACGGgttccagggctccagggaaaacaaggggatcacacacacgctcacgcaAATCTCTCTCCGCTAGTGACCAGCCACCTCTTACACGCTCCACACGGGGAAACACGGGGACGGGTCCGGGGAATCTAGAACAGAGAGACAAATGTTACTTTCTGAGGCGGAAGTGTGGGAAACTAGGGCTCGACGTGTACTGACAGGAGTCTTCACAACAATCCAGCgttgaacagctgatctcctCCTTCTGATATACCAGCTGGTCTGATGATGCCCAGGTGTGCATGATCCGGGAGGACGTgggccgagggcgtgaacccgccatgagttccgccccggcaaaacaggggagggggagagagattgCTGATCAGTGCCTTGCCGACCCCGCAGGTCGTGACATGATGACAATAACTGACCTGAAAACACACAATCAAAATCATCATGGTGgctaaatatacagtatatttgtgttgtacagtgcTGGAAAAGAAATGGCACCAACCTCTCCCACAGGGGCCAAAGGGGTACCCCGTATTTATAGggttgcaccaaagaagaagaatgaggaggggctctaactgataatgaacaGTCAGGAGTCAGGAAAAGGAACGGTTCGGGGTctagaacacattttgtgtaattataacaatATGTTATTTACACATAGAGATGTAAGAGTGATGATGGGAAAGTGTTTCATCTTTTAAACCTGTTCCTGCTCTGTGTAGCATGCAGCTCTGTGTAGCATGCAGTATATACATGGGCGGTAGGTTAACTAAGCACAGGGGTATTGTTTATCGAAGTCAAACATCCTGACTGCATTTTTGCAGGGCTGCAAAAAAGTGTTTGCacccttcctgatttctctttccttttttggcaaatttttcactttcagatcatcaaacaaattttaatattagacaacaGAATCAGACAAGAATAACCAGAGTAAAGACAGCAAAGCACTTCTTAAATGGTGGGttcctttattgttattgtaccCAGACCTCCCCGAAAACCTAATAACAGTTGTGTGAGACTGATTGTGCCACCTAACAACTTTAAGGTCTCTGCATTTAAACACAACCTTCCATTAACATCTCAATCTACCAGCAcattgttcttttatttatttatttagtttattttcataTCCAACTCTGTACAATAATGTGCCTTACCTCTCTATAGACCCATTTCATACAGCTCTGAGCAGCCCCAGTAGATTGGTGGTCACAATATGTTAAATTCAATCTTGCATAATTCATCCTGGAAGCCGTTATCTCCTGACTGTGGAGGGCAGAACTCTCAAACAGCTCGAATCTAAATATGAAACCAGACTGGCAGAACATGCAGCCATCCCTGGACCCGACTCGTCAAGTTATGTTAAcgtcaaacacagacagtgtTGGGGACTAACAGAGTACATGTACCGctgttacatatttaa comes from Astatotilapia calliptera chromosome 1, fAstCal1.2, whole genome shotgun sequence and encodes:
- the LOC113009308 gene encoding zinc finger BED domain-containing protein 1-like, which codes for MVRAVEITGWLHIGCFAHTLNLASQAGLKVPAVAQLLGRVRRIASFFHRSTVASRKLKEKQKILNLPAHKLVNDGVTRWNSTLEMLERFLEQQPAISAALLSPEVRRNDSNLCSLTEADITDGEDIVKALKPLKAATLVMSEEKSPTLSIIAPLHAQLLEKMISVSHDSSLIKDLKTAVYDNLKSRYVALKDKLYIASALDPRFKALPFLSKETCNNTFSQLVLEAAGLENVDTAIRQSDGDTSEETVPDISLGGVDEVDYAPPIKRSKDSALIFLLGPAYSTKTTAPQKTPTQKAKEEVNRYRDVVPVALSEDPLIWWRDHEREYPLLALQAKQYLSIPGTSVPSERVFSTAGDIVTAQRSCLTPQHVDQLLFLQKNLTVSKK